One Synechococcus sp. JA-2-3B'a(2-13) genomic window carries:
- a CDS encoding DUF427 domain-containing protein, which produces MPRAIWNGVVVAETERYETVEGNIYFPPESLRREYFQPSSTHTTCPWKGEASYYTLVVNGQENKDAAWYYPDPKPAAANIRGYVAFWKGVKVEP; this is translated from the coding sequence ATGCCCAGGGCTATCTGGAATGGGGTAGTGGTGGCGGAGACAGAGCGCTACGAAACCGTAGAAGGCAACATCTATTTTCCGCCGGAATCTCTGCGCCGGGAATACTTCCAGCCCAGCTCTACCCACACCACCTGCCCCTGGAAGGGGGAGGCCAGCTACTACACCCTCGTGGTCAACGGCCAGGAGAACAAAGATGCCGCCTGGTACTACCCGGATCCCAAACCCGCTGCGGCCAACATCCGGGGCTATGTGGCCTTCTGGAAGGGTGTCAAGGTGGAGCCCTAG
- a CDS encoding TolB family protein: MLTNGRILFGAARWARKLGLAGLSLVLLGCSPAGFRTPRPSLTNSGLNSIFPDGEPAFNGDGRYLVFSSARSGSQDIFLYDTVERRLVDLPGLNSSDVAATSPDISADGRYIVYVSNALGKSEIFLYDRETRRIENISSRVPGDVRNPTISGDGRFIAFESNGQGQWHIEIFDRGPAASTRPTSLSSPTSGDNP, encoded by the coding sequence ATGCTGACCAATGGCCGGATCCTGTTTGGCGCGGCCCGGTGGGCGAGAAAGCTGGGCCTGGCCGGATTGAGCTTGGTGCTGTTGGGCTGCAGCCCCGCAGGTTTTCGCACCCCGCGTCCCAGCCTGACCAACAGTGGCCTCAACAGCATCTTCCCCGATGGGGAGCCTGCTTTCAACGGAGATGGCCGCTACCTGGTGTTTTCCTCGGCCCGCAGCGGCAGCCAGGATATTTTTCTCTACGACACGGTGGAACGTCGCTTGGTGGATCTGCCCGGCCTCAACTCCAGCGACGTGGCGGCCACCTCGCCCGACATCAGCGCCGATGGTCGCTACATCGTCTACGTGTCCAATGCTCTGGGCAAGTCTGAGATTTTTCTCTACGACCGCGAAACCCGCAGGATAGAAAACATCAGCAGCCGGGTGCCGGGAGATGTGCGCAACCCCACCATCAGCGGCGATGGCCGGTTTATCGCCTTCGAGAGCAACGGCCAAGGGCAGTGGCACATCGAGATTTTCGACCGGGGGCCGGCAGCCAGCACGCGCCCAACCTCACTCTCTTCCCCCACTTCTGGCGACAATCCCTGA
- a CDS encoding LL-diaminopimelate aminotransferase: protein MSIPLAQRLQPLGGNVFDQMDQAKREARRSGLDVIDLSLGSSDLPPPSDSLAAIQSALSDPSTYGYTLFHDTADFRSACAKWYRGKFGLEIDPETEVLPLIGSQQGTALLPLALLNPGDVALVADPAYPSHVGGIHLAGGIPYYLPLRAENRFLPQWDRIPEAICRQARLLVLNYPHNPTTATVTPEFWQETLQFCQQYDIVLAHDFPYVDWRFDGQVAPSALQADPDKTRTIEFFSLSKSYHMGGFRVAYAIGSRELIRALRWVKSTIDFHQYQGILRGAAAALTVPDSFLQRWRQVYRERRDIAVAALHRMGWPVPLPEATMYLWAPLPEFYRGSSAQFCLDLVRATGVALSPGSGFGPSGEGYVRFALVVEGSRLEEAVGRIEAFLSRCIS from the coding sequence ATGTCGATTCCCCTCGCCCAGCGACTTCAGCCCCTCGGCGGCAATGTGTTTGACCAAATGGATCAAGCCAAGCGAGAGGCTCGTCGCTCTGGCCTGGATGTGATCGATCTGTCTCTGGGATCCTCCGATCTGCCCCCACCTTCAGACTCCTTGGCGGCCATCCAATCGGCTCTGTCGGATCCCTCTACCTATGGCTACACGCTGTTTCACGACACGGCGGACTTTCGCTCTGCCTGCGCCAAGTGGTACAGGGGCAAGTTCGGCCTGGAGATCGATCCGGAAACAGAGGTGCTGCCGTTGATCGGATCCCAGCAGGGAACGGCCCTCTTGCCCCTGGCCCTGCTCAACCCCGGCGATGTTGCTTTGGTTGCGGATCCGGCCTATCCCTCTCACGTGGGCGGGATCCATCTGGCGGGCGGGATCCCCTACTACCTGCCCCTGCGGGCGGAAAACCGCTTCTTGCCCCAGTGGGATCGGATCCCGGAGGCAATCTGCCGGCAGGCGCGGCTGCTGGTGTTGAACTACCCCCACAACCCCACCACTGCCACCGTCACCCCGGAGTTTTGGCAAGAAACCCTGCAGTTTTGTCAGCAGTACGACATCGTTCTGGCCCACGATTTTCCCTATGTGGACTGGCGTTTCGACGGCCAGGTAGCCCCTTCCGCGCTGCAGGCGGATCCCGATAAAACCCGCACCATCGAGTTTTTTTCTCTTTCCAAGTCCTATCACATGGGAGGGTTCCGGGTGGCCTACGCCATTGGCAGCCGAGAGCTGATCCGAGCCCTGCGATGGGTGAAATCCACCATCGACTTCCACCAATACCAGGGCATTCTGCGGGGGGCAGCAGCAGCTTTGACAGTTCCCGATAGCTTTTTGCAGCGCTGGCGGCAGGTGTACCGCGAGCGACGGGATATAGCCGTGGCGGCTCTGCACCGCATGGGTTGGCCTGTGCCTTTGCCGGAGGCCACCATGTATCTGTGGGCGCCTTTGCCGGAGTTTTATCGCGGCTCTTCTGCCCAGTTTTGTTTGGACTTGGTGAGAGCCACAGGGGTTGCCCTGTCTCCGGGTTCTGGCTTTGGCCCCAGTGGGGAAGGCTATGTCCGCTTTGCTTTGGTGGTCGAGGGATCCCGTCTGGAGGAGGCGGTGGGACGGATCGAGGCGTTTTTGTCCCGGTGCATTTCCTAA
- the hisD gene encoding histidinol dehydrogenase produces the protein MLRIVTQLAEAEAELRRISERTQADQNLHREATVREILQAVRRQGDRALLTYTAEFDQVELSVAELKVSGAELEAAYQAVSPQLLSALRLAKQRIEAFHRQRVPSSWVSFPGPEIVLGKQYRPVDRAGLYIPGGRAAYPSTVLMNAIPAQVAGVPEIVMVTPPGSDGLGGKGISPAILVAAQEVGIHTIYRVGGAQAIGALAYGTETIPKVDVITGPGNIYVTLAKKLVYGTVGIDSLAGPSEVLIIADESANPLYVAADLLAQAEHDPLAAAILLTTDLQLAQQVQQAVATQMEAHPNRLMVEKSVVNYGLIAVVPDLTAAVALSNLFAPEHLELQVADPWALLDPIRHAGAIFLGHHTPEAVGDYLAGPNHTLPTAGAARYASALGVETFLKHSSLIQYSSAALREVASAIQALTQAEGLPAHGQSVQVRLAEER, from the coding sequence ATGCTGAGAATCGTCACCCAGCTAGCCGAGGCTGAAGCCGAGCTCAGACGGATCTCGGAGCGCACTCAGGCTGACCAGAACCTGCACCGCGAAGCAACTGTGCGGGAGATCCTGCAAGCGGTACGCCGTCAGGGGGATCGGGCCCTGCTGACCTATACGGCTGAGTTCGACCAGGTGGAGCTGAGCGTTGCCGAGCTGAAGGTGTCTGGGGCCGAGCTAGAGGCAGCTTACCAGGCGGTATCTCCGCAATTGCTTTCAGCCCTACGGCTGGCCAAGCAGCGCATTGAAGCTTTTCACCGGCAGCGGGTGCCCAGCAGTTGGGTAAGCTTTCCCGGCCCTGAGATCGTCTTGGGCAAGCAATACCGCCCTGTGGATCGCGCCGGCCTCTACATTCCGGGAGGGCGAGCCGCCTATCCCAGCACGGTGTTGATGAACGCCATCCCGGCCCAGGTGGCAGGGGTGCCCGAGATTGTGATGGTGACGCCACCGGGATCTGACGGGTTGGGGGGCAAGGGGATTAGCCCGGCCATTTTGGTGGCCGCCCAAGAAGTAGGCATCCACACCATCTATCGCGTTGGGGGGGCTCAGGCAATAGGGGCTTTGGCCTACGGCACCGAGACCATCCCCAAGGTGGACGTGATCACCGGCCCCGGCAACATCTACGTAACTTTGGCCAAAAAGCTGGTGTACGGCACGGTGGGGATCGACTCGCTGGCCGGGCCATCGGAGGTGTTGATCATCGCCGACGAGAGCGCCAACCCCCTTTATGTGGCTGCCGATTTGCTGGCCCAAGCCGAGCACGATCCCTTGGCGGCGGCCATCCTTCTGACCACCGATCTCCAGCTGGCCCAGCAGGTGCAGCAGGCGGTGGCCACCCAGATGGAGGCCCATCCCAACCGTCTGATGGTGGAAAAGTCGGTGGTGAATTACGGGCTGATTGCGGTGGTGCCGGATCTGACGGCGGCGGTGGCTTTGTCCAACCTGTTTGCGCCAGAGCATTTGGAACTGCAGGTGGCAGATCCCTGGGCTTTGCTGGATCCCATTCGCCATGCGGGGGCCATTTTCTTGGGCCACCATACTCCGGAGGCGGTAGGAGATTACCTGGCCGGCCCCAACCATACCTTGCCCACCGCCGGTGCGGCCCGCTATGCCTCGGCTTTGGGGGTGGAAACTTTCCTAAAGCATTCCAGTCTGATTCAATACAGCTCAGCGGCTTTGCGGGAGGTGGCCAGCGCCATTCAGGCTCTCACACAAGCGGAAGGGTTGCCCGCCCACGGCCAGTCGGTACAGGTGCGGTTGGCGGAGGAGCGCTAA
- a CDS encoding RNA-guided endonuclease InsQ/TnpB family protein, protein MRTAYQYRLRPTSSQVALMDQWLDLLRKQYNYRLAERFAWWQHNRCDSNACPLICHLPELKDNPDFYSQKRDLVKMKALFPQYRAVHSQVLQNCIERVHKAFDRWLKGDGSGKRAGKPRFKGVGRYRSFSFPQMKQDCICGQFIHLPKIGAVRIIQHRPLPEGFVIKTAAISRKADGWYVTLSLQDSSVPVFTPDPPTLENTMGIDVGLDSFLVTDAGESVPVPQYYRKAELRLKRLQRALSREKKGSNRLWLVTSG, encoded by the coding sequence ATGAGAACTGCTTACCAGTATCGCTTACGCCCTACTTCTAGCCAAGTTGCTCTGATGGACCAATGGCTAGACTTGTTACGCAAGCAGTACAACTACCGCTTGGCAGAGCGCTTTGCGTGGTGGCAACACAATCGCTGTGATAGCAATGCTTGTCCCTTAATCTGTCACTTGCCTGAGTTAAAAGACAATCCCGATTTCTACTCCCAGAAACGGGATTTGGTGAAGATGAAAGCCCTGTTTCCGCAGTACAGAGCAGTCCATTCGCAAGTCCTCCAGAACTGCATAGAGCGAGTGCACAAAGCATTCGACCGCTGGCTGAAGGGTGACGGTAGCGGCAAGCGGGCAGGGAAACCCAGATTCAAGGGAGTTGGGCGGTATCGCTCCTTCAGTTTCCCCCAGATGAAACAAGACTGCATTTGCGGGCAGTTTATCCATCTGCCCAAAATCGGTGCTGTTCGGATAATTCAGCACCGTCCTTTGCCTGAGGGCTTTGTGATTAAGACCGCTGCCATCAGCCGCAAGGCAGACGGGTGGTATGTGACCTTGAGCCTGCAAGATTCATCTGTCCCCGTATTTACCCCTGACCCGCCAACACTGGAGAACACGATGGGGATCGACGTGGGGCTGGACTCCTTTTTGGTGACCGATGCGGGGGAGTCTGTTCCAGTTCCCCAGTACTATCGCAAGGCAGAGCTCAGGCTCAAGAGGTTGCAGCGAGCCTTGTCTCGCGAGAAGAAGGGGTCAAACCGCCTATGGCTAGTGACTAGTGGATAG
- a CDS encoding RNA-guided endonuclease InsQ/TnpB family protein, whose amino-acid sequence MGYEALNIKGIARTKLAKSTYDAGWGQFLQMLAVKAERAGLRAIAVNPNGSSQNCSRCGQRVPKAVQDRWHSCSHCGLELERDHHAAINIKHRAVGHPVLFASAGRSPQAQETSFSR is encoded by the coding sequence ATTGGGTACGAAGCCCTGAATATCAAAGGTATTGCGAGGACGAAGCTAGCAAAATCCACCTATGATGCTGGGTGGGGACAATTTCTGCAAATGCTGGCAGTCAAGGCTGAAAGAGCTGGGCTGAGGGCGATTGCAGTGAACCCCAACGGCAGCAGTCAAAACTGCTCTCGGTGCGGTCAAAGAGTACCGAAAGCGGTTCAAGACAGGTGGCATTCTTGTTCCCATTGTGGGCTAGAACTAGAGCGCGACCACCATGCGGCCATCAACATCAAGCACAGGGCGGTGGGGCATCCCGTTCTTTTCGCGTCAGCGGGACGTAGTCCTCAAGCGCAGGAAACGTCCTTTTCGCGTTAG
- a CDS encoding glycoside hydrolase family 10 protein: MGLLVWTGSPVAHGQSAVPAAEHFLTVVRLPGQNWANIERQLQQSGLSYQVIDGIEPAGLRGRSTVFLPNVNRLTVAQAHALAEWMQQEGGQLIVSGPLEIPAEARDPLRSLIGAYWSGDIPLASTVRLTEFAEAWARSVQAADRASGAEHFVVAGGALLPTGPESRLVAVWEEVDMGDNAYAVIASRQSVYLGWRWGEFPEETAQLDREWLQAALRRAQGRFAALRQAAATPSPLPAVRSTINTLELLAMRQELGSLLGRVEGSLLLARATQGGVEAAEYKPILEQARSVLQQLPAWVEAGQYEQARQAFEQARADLWAHYPVDRLTALSEVRAIWLDRSTIVEAGSEAGLAQIFDRLAQAGLNTVFFETMNAGFAIHPSRVAPQQNPLTRGRDPLRAAVRLAHERGLELHAWIWTLAVGNTRHNLLPEINLPQDYIGPVLTAHPDWANLDNRGRLFPRGQPETWLDPANPQVRSYLLALTRELVQDYQVDGIHLDYIRYPFQNAASRQVFGFGRAARQGFQQLSGVDPLELDPLRDRSLWQLWTRYRTQQVNEVVEAIARTARSLNPRVILSAAVYALPKQERLQRLQQNWEEWIQAGELDLLIPLTYAGNTRRLAQLVQPNLEIVSRFSTLFVPSLNLLNLPPVEFLDQLQVVRDLPTGGFALFSVRQLTPELEAILRSSAIASTRIPYRDPFGAVRDRFQALRQEWMFLLEQKRLGLWEHSQWMEQIERVQGSLAALAADPTPEALEQARQQLGNLKTNLATWMRLESLRNPYRVQVWGNRLAALEMMLRYGEQTLMRA; the protein is encoded by the coding sequence GTGGGTCTGCTGGTTTGGACGGGATCCCCGGTTGCCCACGGCCAAAGCGCTGTCCCCGCTGCGGAGCACTTTCTGACGGTGGTACGCTTGCCAGGGCAGAACTGGGCCAATATCGAGCGGCAACTGCAGCAGAGCGGCCTCAGCTACCAGGTGATCGACGGGATCGAGCCAGCAGGTTTGCGGGGGCGCAGCACAGTCTTTTTGCCAAACGTGAATCGCCTAACCGTTGCTCAAGCCCATGCTCTCGCCGAATGGATGCAACAGGAAGGGGGTCAGTTGATCGTCAGCGGCCCGCTGGAAATCCCTGCTGAGGCACGGGATCCCTTACGCAGCCTGATTGGCGCCTACTGGAGCGGAGATATTCCTCTGGCCAGTACGGTGCGCCTGACAGAGTTTGCTGAAGCATGGGCCCGCAGCGTTCAGGCGGCCGATCGCGCCAGCGGTGCGGAGCACTTTGTGGTTGCCGGGGGAGCCCTCTTGCCCACCGGCCCGGAAAGTCGTCTGGTGGCCGTCTGGGAAGAGGTGGACATGGGGGACAATGCCTATGCGGTGATTGCCAGCCGCCAGAGTGTGTACCTGGGTTGGCGTTGGGGGGAGTTTCCCGAGGAGACGGCGCAGTTGGATCGGGAGTGGTTGCAAGCGGCTCTGCGCCGGGCCCAAGGCCGTTTCGCTGCCCTCAGACAGGCTGCTGCCACCCCATCCCCTTTGCCAGCGGTGCGGAGCACCATCAACACCCTGGAGTTGCTGGCCATGCGCCAAGAGCTGGGGAGCTTGCTGGGTCGGGTAGAGGGATCCCTGTTGCTGGCTCGGGCCACTCAAGGGGGGGTAGAAGCAGCCGAGTACAAGCCCATTTTGGAGCAAGCCCGCAGCGTGTTGCAACAGCTACCGGCCTGGGTGGAGGCAGGGCAATACGAGCAGGCGCGGCAGGCTTTTGAACAGGCACGGGCGGATCTGTGGGCCCACTACCCGGTGGATCGGTTGACGGCTTTGTCTGAGGTACGGGCCATTTGGCTGGATCGGAGCACCATTGTCGAGGCAGGCTCTGAGGCAGGGCTGGCTCAGATTTTCGATCGCCTGGCTCAGGCTGGCCTCAACACCGTCTTTTTCGAGACGATGAATGCTGGCTTTGCCATTCATCCCAGCCGCGTCGCCCCCCAACAGAACCCCCTCACCCGTGGCCGGGATCCCTTGCGGGCGGCGGTGCGCTTGGCTCATGAGCGGGGCCTCGAATTGCACGCTTGGATTTGGACTCTTGCGGTGGGCAACACCCGCCACAATCTGCTGCCGGAGATCAACTTGCCCCAAGACTACATCGGCCCGGTGCTGACGGCTCACCCCGATTGGGCCAATCTGGACAATCGTGGCCGTCTGTTCCCGCGCGGGCAGCCGGAAACCTGGCTAGACCCAGCCAATCCGCAGGTGCGCAGCTATCTCCTGGCTCTTACCCGCGAGCTAGTGCAAGACTACCAGGTAGACGGGATCCACCTGGACTACATCCGCTATCCCTTCCAAAACGCTGCCAGCCGCCAGGTGTTTGGCTTCGGTCGGGCCGCTCGTCAGGGGTTTCAGCAGTTGTCCGGCGTCGATCCGCTGGAGTTGGATCCCTTGAGGGATCGCTCCCTCTGGCAGTTGTGGACCCGCTACCGCACCCAGCAGGTGAACGAGGTGGTGGAGGCCATTGCCCGCACCGCCCGCTCCCTCAACCCGCGCGTGATCCTCTCGGCAGCTGTCTATGCTCTGCCCAAGCAGGAGCGCCTGCAAAGGCTGCAGCAGAACTGGGAAGAGTGGATCCAGGCAGGGGAGCTGGATTTGTTGATCCCCCTCACCTATGCGGGCAATACACGGCGTTTGGCGCAACTGGTGCAGCCCAATTTGGAAATTGTCAGCCGCTTCTCCACCCTCTTCGTCCCCAGCCTTAATTTGTTGAACTTGCCGCCCGTCGAGTTCTTGGATCAACTGCAGGTGGTGCGGGATTTGCCCACCGGGGGGTTTGCTTTATTCTCGGTGCGGCAGCTTACCCCAGAGCTGGAAGCCATCCTCAGGTCCTCCGCCATTGCCTCGACTCGCATTCCCTATCGGGATCCCTTTGGGGCTGTTCGGGATCGCTTCCAGGCGCTGCGGCAGGAGTGGATGTTTTTGCTCGAGCAGAAACGGTTGGGGTTGTGGGAGCACAGCCAATGGATGGAGCAAATAGAGCGGGTGCAGGGATCCCTGGCGGCCTTGGCAGCGGATCCCACCCCGGAAGCCCTGGAACAAGCCCGTCAGCAACTGGGCAACTTGAAAACCAATCTTGCCACTTGGATGCGGCTGGAATCTCTGCGCAACCCCTATCGAGTTCAAGTTTGGGGCAACCGTCTCGCGGCTTTGGAGATGATGCTGCGCTACGGAGAGCAAACCCTGATGAGGGCATGA
- a CDS encoding pseudouridine synthase, which produces MRYLKFYKPYGVLTQFTDREGRPTLQSFIPVPRVYPVGRLDRDSEGLLLLTDDGRLNARLIDPKFGHERIYWVQVEGIPTPQALQQLQQGLIIQGRKTRPAQVKVLAEEPTLPPRDPPIRFRRSIPTTWLELTLREGRNRQVRRMTAAVGIPTLRLVRVGLGPLSLAGLAPGQWQDLSEVELAQLRQYCFSQTIRVISS; this is translated from the coding sequence ATGCGCTATCTCAAGTTCTACAAGCCCTATGGCGTGCTCACCCAATTCACCGATCGAGAGGGACGGCCCACCCTCCAGTCTTTTATCCCGGTGCCCAGGGTTTATCCGGTGGGGCGACTGGATCGCGACAGCGAAGGGCTGCTCCTGCTGACCGATGATGGTCGCCTCAATGCCCGCTTGATCGACCCCAAGTTCGGCCATGAGCGCATCTACTGGGTTCAGGTGGAAGGGATCCCCACCCCCCAAGCCCTGCAACAGCTGCAACAGGGGCTGATCATCCAAGGGCGAAAAACGCGCCCGGCCCAGGTCAAAGTCTTGGCTGAGGAACCCACCCTGCCGCCACGGGATCCCCCCATCCGCTTTCGCCGCTCCATCCCCACCACCTGGCTGGAACTGACGCTGCGGGAGGGTCGCAATCGCCAGGTGCGCCGCATGACTGCCGCTGTTGGGATCCCAACTTTGCGGTTGGTTCGGGTTGGACTGGGGCCCCTCTCTCTGGCGGGGCTTGCTCCTGGCCAGTGGCAAGATCTCAGTGAGGTAGAACTGGCCCAACTGCGGCAATATTGTTTTTCTCAAACCATTAGAGTCATTTCAAGTTAG
- a CDS encoding adenylosuccinate synthase, whose translation MANVVVVGAQWGDEGKGKITDLLSEKAHVVVRYQGGVNAGHTLVVGGQTFKLHLIPSGILYPDKRCIIASGTVIDPEVLLAEIDQLHQLGISTDNLFIAETAHVTLPYHRVIDIAEEERRGIYRLGTTGRGIGPTYADKAERMGIRVVDLMYPDQLRERLSWAIPYKNVLLEKIYNLPPLDPEPIIEQYLAYAERLRPYVTDAALLLTQAIEDRENILFEGAQGTLLDLDYGTYPYVTSSHPIAGGACIGAGIGPTSIDRVIGVAKAYTTRVGEGPFPTELKDEIGAYLGATGAEFGTTTGRQRRCGWFDGVIGRYAVRINGLDCLAITKLDVLDGLDEIKVCVAYEYQGREIRHFPSDARVFAQCKPIYETLPGWKCSTKDCRSIQDLPPEAHDYLKFLAQLMQVPIAIVSLGASRDQTIIVEDPIHGPKRALLYPNGGKRAHALMPD comes from the coding sequence TTGGCAAACGTCGTGGTTGTCGGTGCCCAGTGGGGCGATGAAGGAAAAGGGAAGATCACCGACCTCCTCAGTGAAAAGGCCCATGTGGTCGTCCGCTATCAAGGTGGGGTGAATGCAGGGCATACCCTGGTGGTGGGGGGCCAAACCTTCAAGCTACACTTGATCCCCTCTGGCATTCTCTACCCCGACAAACGCTGCATCATCGCCAGCGGCACGGTGATCGATCCCGAGGTTCTGCTGGCCGAGATCGACCAACTGCATCAATTGGGCATTTCCACCGACAACCTGTTCATTGCCGAAACGGCCCACGTTACCCTGCCCTACCACCGGGTCATTGACATCGCAGAAGAGGAGCGGCGTGGCATTTACCGGCTGGGCACCACCGGTCGGGGCATTGGCCCCACCTATGCCGACAAGGCCGAGCGCATGGGCATTCGCGTCGTGGACTTGATGTACCCTGACCAGCTGCGGGAGCGCCTCAGTTGGGCCATTCCCTACAAAAATGTCTTGCTGGAAAAGATCTATAACTTGCCGCCCTTGGATCCCGAGCCAATTATCGAGCAATACCTGGCCTATGCCGAGCGGCTGCGCCCCTATGTTACCGACGCTGCTCTGCTTCTCACCCAAGCCATCGAAGATCGGGAGAACATCCTGTTTGAAGGGGCTCAAGGCACCCTGTTGGATCTCGACTACGGCACCTACCCCTACGTCACCTCCTCCCATCCCATTGCCGGTGGCGCTTGTATTGGCGCTGGGATCGGCCCCACCAGCATTGACCGGGTGATCGGGGTGGCCAAAGCCTACACCACCCGCGTTGGCGAAGGCCCTTTCCCCACCGAGCTCAAAGATGAGATCGGGGCGTACCTGGGGGCAACCGGTGCTGAATTTGGCACCACCACAGGGCGACAACGGCGCTGCGGCTGGTTTGACGGGGTAATTGGGCGCTACGCGGTGCGAATCAATGGCCTAGACTGCCTGGCCATCACCAAACTGGATGTGCTGGATGGCTTGGATGAGATCAAGGTGTGCGTGGCCTACGAGTACCAGGGGCGGGAAATTCGTCACTTTCCCAGCGATGCCCGGGTTTTCGCCCAGTGCAAACCCATCTACGAAACCCTGCCGGGCTGGAAATGTTCCACCAAAGATTGCCGCTCCATCCAAGACTTGCCCCCCGAAGCCCATGATTACCTGAAGTTTTTGGCACAGTTGATGCAGGTGCCGATTGCCATTGTTTCTCTGGGGGCCAGCCGCGACCAGACGATCATTGTCGAAGATCCCATCCACGGCCCCAAGCGGGCCCTTCTCTACCCCAATGGTGGCAAGCGCGCCCACGCCCTCATGCCCGACTGA
- a CDS encoding S41 family peptidase, whose protein sequence is MKGFARVLGAWGILTLIAGISPGSAVGQSALPPVPIMPSDPQGSFPDPGIPAAPSPPREPVGLDLRHLVGLFINESLGAGNQAAAVSYNDLYTRLLARSYGDPRPPIEVEYEFIQEILREYGDPADRFWDPQAFKDLLNRPRPPVQARGIGPRQVYLAVPDLTPATAQQIRQTLYTQDYSQGIVLDLRGSVGYNPQVVADVARLFLPRSVQPLLITEDRFGQPTLWNSENLPIAAGIPLAVLVDGNTRQGATLLAAQLGSSGSTLILGQPTQGSERQTRFFALPSGAAVELAVATWKTGDGRSLERGLVPLQTVEGDDNAWLNAGLQALALPPRRPTLPPRPTVLVQEGRVGRFELGMDTRNVDTHLLGNVDQIPAASGANVFQPNSDLKIFYLQDYILFTYRHPGIVDSFFANRIYTTHPEAMTGEGIRIGSTYSEVIAVYGGPGENGYNEVVPYPKGSREYLRDDRYYVNYDALGLAFAFEVGSNQVTAIGLFKPGS, encoded by the coding sequence ATGAAGGGATTTGCGCGCGTACTTGGGGCTTGGGGGATCCTCACCCTGATCGCCGGGATCTCGCCCGGCAGCGCTGTGGGCCAATCGGCCTTGCCTCCTGTGCCCATCATGCCCTCGGATCCCCAAGGTTCGTTTCCCGATCCAGGGATCCCGGCAGCCCCTTCCCCTCCCCGTGAGCCGGTCGGGCTGGATCTCCGCCATCTAGTGGGATTGTTCATCAACGAGTCCTTGGGTGCAGGCAACCAAGCTGCCGCAGTCAGTTACAACGACCTCTACACCCGCCTGTTGGCCCGAAGCTACGGGGATCCCCGCCCCCCCATTGAGGTGGAGTACGAGTTCATTCAAGAGATCCTGCGGGAGTATGGGGATCCCGCCGATCGTTTCTGGGATCCGCAAGCTTTTAAGGACTTGCTCAACCGTCCTCGTCCTCCCGTACAAGCCCGCGGGATCGGCCCGCGCCAGGTTTACTTGGCTGTGCCGGATCTCACCCCGGCCACAGCTCAGCAAATCCGCCAAACCCTCTACACCCAAGACTACAGCCAGGGCATTGTCCTCGACCTGCGCGGCTCGGTGGGCTACAACCCCCAAGTGGTGGCCGATGTGGCGCGCCTATTTCTGCCCCGCTCCGTCCAGCCGCTGCTGATTACCGAAGACCGATTCGGGCAGCCCACCCTCTGGAACAGCGAAAATCTGCCCATTGCCGCCGGGATCCCGTTGGCCGTTCTCGTGGATGGTAACACCCGCCAGGGGGCCACCCTCTTGGCTGCCCAGTTGGGATCCAGCGGTAGCACCCTTATCTTGGGACAGCCCACCCAAGGCAGCGAGCGACAAACCCGCTTCTTTGCTCTCCCCTCCGGCGCGGCGGTGGAACTGGCCGTGGCCACCTGGAAGACAGGAGATGGTCGCTCTTTGGAGCGGGGTCTGGTGCCCTTGCAGACCGTGGAAGGAGATGACAATGCTTGGCTGAATGCCGGCCTGCAAGCGCTGGCCTTGCCCCCCCGGCGACCCACCCTGCCCCCACGGCCTACAGTGCTGGTGCAAGAGGGTCGAGTCGGTCGCTTTGAGCTGGGCATGGATACCCGCAACGTGGATACCCACCTGCTGGGCAATGTCGATCAGATCCCAGCGGCCTCCGGAGCTAATGTGTTTCAGCCCAACAGCGACTTGAAGATCTTTTACCTGCAGGACTACATCCTCTTCACCTACCGTCATCCGGGCATTGTGGATAGCTTTTTCGCCAACCGCATCTACACCACCCACCCGGAAGCCATGACCGGCGAAGGGATCCGCATCGGCTCCACCTACTCGGAAGTGATCGCCGTTTACGGTGGGCCCGGCGAGAACGGCTACAACGAGGTGGTGCCCTATCCCAAGGGGAGCCGAGAGTATCTGCGCGACGACCGCTACTACGTCAACTACGATGCCCTGGGCCTGGCCTTTGCCTTTGAGGTGGGATCCAACCAGGTCACGGCCATTGGCCTGTTCAAGCCGGGGAGCTGA